The Periophthalmus magnuspinnatus isolate fPerMag1 chromosome 12, fPerMag1.2.pri, whole genome shotgun sequence region TGGCTTGTTGAAGGTTGGACATTTCCTTCTCCAGATCCTGCAGCAGACTGGTCTTCTCCTCActgttagttttgttttgtttatatttggcCTTCATTTCTTCAGTGGTCTTTTCCACTCTTCTGGTCTTAGTCACATATCTCTTATTTTCTTTCACATGAGCGTCCACTGGACACTTCCCAGAACAGGAAGTACACTTTCCATCTCTCATGATGTGACACCAGCTTGGACTCCAGGCCCAGGTGCATCCTGGGTAATGACAGTTCTCTTCACAAATATTACAGGTCACAGCTTTGTTGTCCCACCAGTGGTTtattccttctttctctttgtaGGTTTCTTCTATGTAaaatttaaagtttttgttCTCCTCCATCCCTTCTTTAAATCGTGCCAGTTCCTCTCTGTTCTTCCTGATTACCTCCTGCCTCATTTCCACCTCTGTCACTCGTTCCTTTAGGTTCTGGACACAGGCCGTGAGTCTGATTCTCTCTTTCATCACCTCCACTGTCGTCTTCACAGACTGAGGTTTTGTTGTTTCCAGAAACTTTGTGAACTTCTTCATTCCCttgtttgaagttttaaatgcaTGTTGTGCCGCTTCCTCTTCATCACTGTCATCTTCAATTGTCTCATTTTGGGAGTTGTTGAAACGGAAATGCACTCGTTCATTTTTTGAATCTCTGGCACAAAGAATCTTTGCCTCCTCCAGAGCTTTAAGAGCATTTCTTGGTTTTCTTCCATCTGAGTGAGTCATCATCACCACAATCTTCTGCTCCATGTCTTTGCCAAACAGAGACGTGACAGAGTTAAAGACATAAGCCAACCTCCCATCCAGTCTGTTCTCTGTGGCCTTCATGACCAAACCCACAGCATTGACTGTGTCCACTCCCTCAGGGTGACTGAACAGCTCTTTCAGTTTTTCTGTGATTACTTTGTCGTATTCTATTCCTTTGGTGTCTCCATATCCTGGAGTGTCGATGATGGTCAGAGAATAAGGgacagtttttctctcaaatccaaatatttcataaacagaCACAGCAGAAGTTTGACTTTCAGACTGGGGTCTGTCCTTCTCGTCTGAGATGACCTCAAACCAGACTTTgtcttcaaactccacccccaTCACAAAGTTGACCAGGGCGTTGATCAGAGTGGACTTCCCTGACCCAGTCTCTCCCACCAGGAGGATGGTCCTGTTCAGAGACATTGGATCACATTTTCCAAGAGTAAATCTCCTCAGTTTAGATTCTTCATCTGATTCTTTGTCCAGATTAACTCTTTTCAGCTGCAGTTGGTATCGAGCAGGAGGTCCATCATGTATCTCTTTACTTTCTTCAATCCACTTTCTAAACTCTAAAGCTCTATTTTTCCTAGGGGGAAtgagaaaatacaaatattgttTAATGGGTCAAACAGctatatttttcattgtttcagACATAATCCTGCCCACAGACTGCAGCGTTGATGCTTTAACCTGGCACCAGCATCTCTATGACTTTGTCTCCTTCACTGTCGTCTGTATGTCCCCCTCATCTGAGGCAGTAAAATAATCACACCTCACTGGAGACACAGACATAAATATACATTAGACCTGTATTCTACTAATTGTTGTTTCTGTCTAAACAGCTGACTTGCAAAAAACACTAATGGTTCTTAGCAGTATTAGGAGGATTAACATTTTGAGCTGGACAAGTTtcataaaactgtaaaagacAAACTCTATTTAGAGGAGTGTGGCACAAAATATCTTTAAATGGTCAAACACCACACAAGTAAAGGTCTTAAGACTGTTTAGGAGAGATTTTGTGTACANNNNNNNNNNNNNNNNNNNNNNNNNNNNNNNNNNNNNNNNNNNNNNNNNNNNNNNNNNNNNNNNNNNNNNNNNNNNNNNNNNNNNNNNNNNNNNNNNNNNNNNNNNNNNNNNNNNNNNNNNNNNNNNNNNNNNNNNNNNNNNNNNNNNNNNNNNNNNNNNNNNNNNNNNNNNNNNNNNNNNNNNNNNNNNNNNNNNNNNNNNNNNNNNNNNNNNNNNNNNNNNNNNNNNNNNNNNNNNNNNNNNNNNNNNNNNNNNNNNNNNNNNNNNNNNNNNNNNNNNNNNNNNNNNNNNNNNNNNNNNNNNNNNNNNNNNNNNNNNNNNNNNNNNNNNNNNNNNNNNNNNNNNNNNNNNNNNNNNNNNNNNNNNNNNNNNNNNNNNNNNNNNNNNNNNNNNNNNNNNNNNNNNNNNNNNNNNNNNNNNNNNNNNNNNNNNNNNNNNNNNNNNNNNNNNNNNNNNNNNNNNNNNNNNNNNNNNNNNNNNNNNNNNNNNNNNNNNNNNNNNNNNNNNNNNNNNNNNNNNNNNNNNNNNNNNNNNNNNNNNNNNNNNNNNNNNNNNNNNNNNNNNNNNNNNNNNNNNNNNNNNNNNNNNNNNNNNNNNNNNNNNNNNNNNNNNNNNNNNNNNNNNNNNNNNNNNNNNNNNNNNNNNNNNNNNNNNNNNNNNNNNNNNNNNNNNNNNNNNNNNNNNNNNNNNNNNNNNNNNNNNNNNNNNNNNNNNNNNNNNNNNNNNNNNNNNNNNNNNNNNNNNNNNNNNNNNNNNNNNNNNNNNNNNNNNNNNNNNNNNNNNNNNNNNNNNNNNNNNNNNNNNNNNNNNNNNNNNNNNNNNNNNNNNNNNNNNNNNNNNNNNNNNNNNNNNNNNNNNNNNNNNNNNNNNNNNNNNNNNNNNNNNNNNNNNNNNNNNNNNNNNNNNNNNNNNNNNNNNNNNNNNNNNNNNNNNNNNNNNNNNNNNNNNNNNNNNNNNNNNNNNNNNNNNNNNNNNNNNNNNNNNNNNNNNNNNNNNNNNNNNNNNNNNNNNNNNNNNNNNNNNNNNNNNNNNNNNNNNNNNNNNNNNNNNNNNNNNNNNNNNNNNNNNNNNNNNNNNNNNNNNNNNNNNNNNNNNNNNNNNNNNNNNNNNNNNNNNNNNNNNNNNNNNNNNNNNNNNNNNNNNNNNNNNNNNNNNNNNNNNNNNNNNNNNNNNNNNNNNNNNNNNNNNNNNNNNNNNNNNNNNNNNNNNNNNNNNNNNNNNNNNNNNNNNNNNNNNNNNNNNNNNNNNNNNNNNNNNNNNNNNNNNNNNNNNNNNNNNNNNNNNNNNNNNNNNNNNNNNNNNNNNNNNNNNNNNNNNNNNNNNNNNNNNNNNNNNNNNNNNNNNNNNNNNNNNNNNNNNNNNNNNNNNNNNNNNNNNNNNNNNNNNNNNNNNNNNNNNNNNNNNNNNNNNNNNNNNNNNNNNNNNNNNNNNNNNNNNNNNNNNNNNNNNNNNNNNNNNNNNNNNNNNNNNNNNNNNNNNNNNNNNNNNNNNNNNNNNNNNNNNNNNNNNNNNNNNNNNNNNNNNNNNNNNNNNNNNNNNNNNNNNNNNNNNNNNNNNNNNNNNNNNNNNNNNNNNNNNNNNNNNNNNNNNNNNNNNNNNNNNNNNNNNNNNNNNNNNNNNNNNNNNNNNNNNNNNNNNNNNNNNNNNNNNNNNNNNNNNNNNNNNNNNNNNNNNNNNNNNNNNNNNNNNNNNNNNNNNNNNNNNNNNNNNNNNNNNNNNNNNNNNNNNNNNNNNNNNNNNNNNNNNNNNNNNNNNNNNNNNNNNNNNNNNNNNNNNNNNNNNNNNNNNNNNNNNNNNNNNNNNNNNNNNNNNNNNNNNNNNNNNNNNNNNNNNNNNNNNNNNNNNNNNNNNNNNNNNNNNNNNNNNNNNNNNNNNNNNNNNNNNNNNNNNNNNNNNNNNNNNNNNNNNNNNNNNNNNNNNNNNNNNNNNNNNNNNNNNNNNNNNNNNNNNNNNNNNNNNNNNNNNNNNNNNNNNNN contains the following coding sequences:
- the LOC117379333 gene encoding uncharacterized protein LOC117379333, yielding MSLNRTILLVGETGSGKSTLINALVNFVMGVEFEDKVWFEVISDEKDRPQSESQTSAVSVYEIFGFERKTVPYSLTIIDTPGYGDTKGIEYDKVITEKLKELFSHPEGVDTVNAVGLVMKATENRLDGRLAYVFNSVTSLFGKDMEQKIVVMMTHSDGRKPRNALKALEEAKILCARDSKNERVHFRFNNSQNETIEDDSDEEEAAQHAFKTSNKGMKKFTKFLETTKPQSVKTTVEVMKERIRLTACVQNLKERVTEVEMRQEVIRKNREELARFKEGMEENKNFKFYIEETYKEKEGINHWWDNKAVTCNICEENCHYPGCTWAWSPSWCHIMRDGKCTSCSGKCPVDAHVKENKRYVTKTRRVEKTTEEMKAKYKQNKTNSEEKTSLLQDLEKEMSNLQQAKDQCLDQVFELVEKLEKIALNVDSVSTSAHLDFLIQKMKEKGEREKIQKLEKMRDRMSAKNKAAAKY